From Syngnathus scovelli strain Florida chromosome 14, RoL_Ssco_1.2, whole genome shotgun sequence, one genomic window encodes:
- the cdkn3 gene encoding cyclin-dependent kinase inhibitor 3, with protein MRSNQFDSSSEEDNVGEEGAPPLDISWVPLSEVGSNQFVGICSLPGCRYKDIRRSVHKDVEELHNQGVQDVFVLCTRGELSKYRVPSLLEVYQQKGLSVHHMPFPDGEAPQLEQCGHILDELQRSLEANRRTLIHCYGGLGRSALIAACLLIQLSVTMTPDEAIDILRAHRGRGAIQTLKQYNFLHEFRENYATYRESQEVHTERSVSR; from the exons atgAGAAGCAATCAGTTTGACTCTTCGTCTGAAGAAGACAATGTCGGCGAGGAAGGAGCGCCTCCTTTGGACATTTCCTG GGTCCCTTTGTCTGAAGTGGGCTCCAATCAGTTTGTGGGCATATGTTCCCTTCCAG GTTGCAGATACAAGGATATACGTAGGAGTGTGCACAAAGACGTTG AGGAGCTTCACAACCAAGGCGTGCAGGACGTGTTTGTGCTTTGCACGCGAGGCGAGCTGTCCAAGTACCGCGTGCCCTCGCTTCTGGAGGTCTACCAGCAGAAGGGTTTGAGTGTGCACCATATGCCCTTCCCTGATGGGGAGGCGCCCCAGCTGGAGCAGTGTGGACACATCCTGGACGAGCTGCAGCGCAGCCTAGAGGCCAACCGCAGGACCCTCATCCA CTGTTATGGAGGCCTGGGACGCTCTGCATTAA TCGCCGCCTGCCTGCTCATCCAGCTCTCCGTAACCATGACGCCAGACGAAGCCATCGACATCTTGCGGGCGCACCGAGGACGCGGAGCCATACAGACCCTCAAA CAATACAATTTCCTCCATGAATTTCGGGAAAACTACGCCACCTACCGGGAGAGCCAAGAAGTTCACACGGAGCGCTCAGTTTCTCGATGA
- the cnih1 gene encoding protein cornichon homolog 1 isoform X1, whose product MAFTFAAFCYMLALLLTAALIFFAIWHIIAFDELKTDYKNPIDQCNTLNPTVEKVKKIKRVKLALKLVLPEYLIHFFFCVMFFCATEWLTLVLNLPLLAYHVWRYMSRPVMSSPGLYDPTTIMNADILAFCQKEGWCKLAFYLLSFFYYLYGMIYVLVSS is encoded by the exons ATGGCGTTCACGTTCGCGGCCTTTTGCTACATGCTCGCGTTATTGCTCACGGCGGCGCTCATCTTCTTCGCCATCTGGCAC ATAATTGCATTCGACGAGCTCAAGACGGACTACAAAAATCCCATCGACCAGTGTAACACTTTAAATCCC acagTCGAAAAGGTCAAAAAGATTAAACGAGTCAAACTTGCCCTGAAG CTGGTGCTCCCGGAGTATCTCATCCACTTCTTCTTCTGCGTCATGTTCTTCTGCGCCACCGAGTGGCTCACGCTCGTCCTCAACCTGCCGCTGCTGGCCTACCACGTCTGgag gTACATGAGCAGACCCGTGATGAGCTCTCCGGGACTGTACGACCCGACGACCATCATGAACGCCGACATCCTGGCTTTCTGTCAGAAGGAAGGCTGGTGCAAGCTGGCCTTCTACCTCCTCTCCTTCTTCTACTATCTCTACGG CATGATCTACGTTCTGGTGAGCTCGTAA
- the keap1a gene encoding kelch-like ECH-associated protein 1A — MHCSLRKKPPTRGSDFSAIAVPSMHGSGYLDYTVESHASKSLKIMDEFRRQEMLCDLVLHVTNKDKTIDFKVHKLVLASCSPYFRAMFTSSFKECQASEVTLRDVCPQVLGRLIDFAYTSHIIVGEKCVLHVLLGAMRFQMEDVAKACCDFLIKHLESSNVIGITRFAEELGCADLYQRGREYINTHFSEVTKEDEFFNLSHCQLLELISQDSIKVLCESEVYKACTDWVRWDMENRAQYLHALLNAVHIYALPPKFLKNQLLSCPILSKANACKDFLSKIFQEMTLRMVPPAPIRGTQLIYVAGGYRQHSLATMEAFDPVRKVWLKLADMAAPSSGLGACTLFGLLYTVGGRNLSLESMTESSALCCYNPMTNQWSQRAALNTPRNRVGVGVVDGCIYAVGGSQGGTLHNTVERWDPEANRWSYVSPMPEARLGAGVAAYGGALYVVGGLVGQSRSNAVEKYQPDSNSWQQLAPMSIARSGLGLVCVNAHLYAIGGYDGRDQLATVERYNISRNTWEPRASMQCCRSTHGVVVHQGRIFVLGGFNQHDFVSSVECYCPEKNEWTYVSDMTLGRSGMGVAVTMEPCPASLPPEEDDDDGDEH; from the exons ATGCATTGCTCGTTGAGGAAGAAGCCGCCGACGCGCGGCTCGGACTTCTCCGCCATCGCCGTGCCCTCTATGCACGGTTCGGGTTACCTGGACTACACGGTGGAGAGTCACGCCTCCAAGTCGCTGAAGATCATGGACGAGTTCAGGAGGCAGGAGATGCTGTGCGACTTGGTGCTGCACGTCACCAACAAGGACAAGACCATCGACTTTAAG GTGCACAAGCTAGTGCTGGCCTCCTGCAGCCCGTACTTCCGGGCCATGTTCACCAGCAGCTTCAAAGAGTGCCAAGCCTCCGAGGTCACCCTGCGCGATGTCTGCCCCCAAGTGTTGGGGAGGCTCATCGACTTTGCATACACGTCGCATATCATCGTGGGCGAGAAGTGCGTCCTGCACGTACTCTTGGGCGCCATGAG GTTCCAGATGGAGGACGTGGCGAAGGCGTGCTGCGACTTTCTCATCAAACATCTGGAATCGTCCAACGTCATCGGCATCACTCGTTTTGCCGAGGAGCTGGGATGCGCCGACCTGTACCAGCGCGGCCGCGAGTACATCAACACGCACTTCAGTGAG GTGACCAAAGAAGATGAATTCTTCAATCTGTCTCACTGTCAGCTGCTGGAACTCATAAGTCAGGACAGCATCAAGGTGCTCTGTGAATCCGAG GTGTATAAAGCGTGTACGGACTGGGTGCGGTGGGACATGGAGAATCGAGCCCAGTATCTCCACGCGCTCCTCAACGCTGTCCACATCTACGCCCTTCCGCCAAAGTTCCTCAAAAACCAACTTCTGTCCTGCCCCATTCTCAGCAAG GCCAACGCTTGCAAGGACTTCCTGTCGAAAATCTTCCAGGAAATGACCTTGAGGATGGTTCCTCCGGCACCCATACGTGGAACACAACTCATCTATGTGGCCGgcgg ATACCGACAGCATTCCCTGGCCACCATGGAGGCGTTCGACCCCGTCCGCAAAGTTTGGCTCAAACTGGCCGACATGGCGGCTCCCAGCAGCGGCTTGGGGGCGTGCACCCTCTTCGGCTTGCTCTACACG GTGGGCGGCAGGAATCTGTCGCTGGAAAGCATGACCGAGTCCAGCGCGTTGTGCTGCTACAACCCCATGACCAACCAGTGGAGCCAACGCGCGGCGCTCAACACGCCGCGCAACCGGGTGGGGGTGGGCGTGGTGGATGGCTGCATCTACGCCGTGGGGGGCTCACAGGGGGGCACGCTGCACAACACCGTGGAGCG GTGGGACCCGGAGGCCAATCGTTGGTCCTACGTGTCCCCAATGCCGGAGGCCCGCCTGGGGGCCGGGGTGGCGGCCTACGGAGGAGCGCTCTACGTGGTGGGCGGGCTGGTCGGGCAGAGCCGATCCAACGCGGTTGAGAAATACCAGCCGGACAGCAACAGCTGGCAGCAGCTAGCGCCCATGAGCATCGCGCGCAGCGGACTTG GCCTGGTGTGCGTCAACGCTCACCTGTACGCCATTGGCGGCTACGACGGTCGCGACCAGCTGGCCACGGTGGAGCGCTACAACATTTCCCGAAACACGTGGGAGCCCCGGGCGTCCATGCAGTGCTGCCGGAGCACGCACGGCGTGGTCGTGCACCAGGGCCGCATCTTTGTGCTCG GAGGCTTCAACCAGCACGACTTTGTGTCCAGCGTGGAGTGCTACTGCCCGGAGAAGAACGAGTGGACGTACGTGAGCGACATGACGCTGGGGCGGAGCGGCATGGGCGTGGCCGTCACCATGGAGCCCTGTCCCGCCAGCCTACCCCCGGAGGAGGACGATGATGACGGCGACGAACACTGA
- the cnih1 gene encoding protein cornichon homolog 1 isoform X2, whose product MAFTFAAFCYMLALLLTAALIFFAIWHIIAFDELKTDYKNPIDQCNTLNPLVLPEYLIHFFFCVMFFCATEWLTLVLNLPLLAYHVWRYMSRPVMSSPGLYDPTTIMNADILAFCQKEGWCKLAFYLLSFFYYLYGMIYVLVSS is encoded by the exons ATGGCGTTCACGTTCGCGGCCTTTTGCTACATGCTCGCGTTATTGCTCACGGCGGCGCTCATCTTCTTCGCCATCTGGCAC ATAATTGCATTCGACGAGCTCAAGACGGACTACAAAAATCCCATCGACCAGTGTAACACTTTAAATCCC CTGGTGCTCCCGGAGTATCTCATCCACTTCTTCTTCTGCGTCATGTTCTTCTGCGCCACCGAGTGGCTCACGCTCGTCCTCAACCTGCCGCTGCTGGCCTACCACGTCTGgag gTACATGAGCAGACCCGTGATGAGCTCTCCGGGACTGTACGACCCGACGACCATCATGAACGCCGACATCCTGGCTTTCTGTCAGAAGGAAGGCTGGTGCAAGCTGGCCTTCTACCTCCTCTCCTTCTTCTACTATCTCTACGG CATGATCTACGTTCTGGTGAGCTCGTAA